The genomic region ATCATCAGCTACCATGGTAATTCGTCACGGTTATCCACTCGTTATTTGTCCGTTAATTTATTTTTCGTTTaatctaattttttttatttgtgtAAATCAGCCGCCAAAGAAGAAAAAAGCTCCCCCGCCGTCATCTAAACCGGCGAAGTCCGGTGGTGGAAAGCAGAAGAATAAGGCCTATATTCTATTTATTTGCTATATAGATATGTGTTTTGCTGTTTGATTATTACGGAGTAGTAGTTTATATATTGTTACGAGAAAttgaatttttaagttttataatctATATCTGGTAATTTTGTCTTGATTTGCTTGATTTTGACTACTTATTTATGTCAGTGATTTAGTTTTCTTTTTAAAGGCAATGTATGAACGGCTTAAATGTGTTAAATGAAGGAATTGGTTGTTGATCCGGACTTTACTCCTCCTCGTTCAATTCCACCACAACAGTTTCCGGTTCAAAGGCTATCGCCAGAACAAACAAAAGAGGCAGTTGATGTTGCAAGAGGTACTGTTTATATTCAAATAATCATCTTAAGCGTATCAGCTTTGTATAACATATCATTAGTGCCTTGTTATTCTAAACATTGACATATGCTATTCTTCTCGCCCTTTATATATATAGAAACACAAACCTTTTtcattacatgtatatatactgACAGATTTGCACTTCTAATGTTTAAAACCTAGATCTGTTTTTGCAGTTTGGTAATTTCTGTAGCAAATTGGACGTGTAAATTGTTAAATTGTATTAACGTAATCAGTTTTTGAGCTAAAATGGTTATGCAAATTGTAAATTGTTAGATTTGTGGATATATAGTATATACGTATACTAGAGTACAGTCTGATTGTTCTTAGACTAGCTCAATTTGGACACTTTTTTCGTTTGCAAACCTCATAGGTTTACTAAGGGTTAATCTGAACAGAAGTAATGAATTTTCTAGCTTTTTGACTCTGGTACCGTTTAGATTCAAGATATAATGGAACTGGTGTTTGGTATTTTTccagatctatgaaatggaatgaTTATATATGATTTGAAAAGTATGACACTGCTTTTGCTCAGATTAATTGATTTGAATTTGGGTTGTATAATGTTATTGCAGTTGCCAAGTATAGGTTTCGCTCCACACTATAATATGGTTACTAACGTAACTATGGAGTCAGACTAAGTTTATATGTGTGTGTGAAACTTCGGAACAAAATAGTGTGGTGATCGTTATTGACGTGTTCATGCAATTGGAACCACTGAGGATGAATATTAAAGATGACTCGGCTCTTATGAATCCAAATTCAAAATTTCTGTCACTAAAAGGTACTTAACATTTTACTTTTATTTAATGATTTGGTTTATgtatgttgttgttgctgctgctgctagTACAACGTTATGTACCAATTATTAAGATGTAACCTGTAATACATTTTTTAGTGAAACAGTGAGGTTAGATTTAGGTGTATTAGTGTATAGCTAATCAACTTTGTTATTCTTTTGAAGCTCAAATTCCAGGGACTATTGAAGAtcacttacatatatataaatataataatagtatTGCGTGTGAGATGAAAGATATAATGAAGTCGCATAAAATGCCTGAAAAGGTgacaagtttatttatttattattatatcattaagtgAGTTGTAAATTGTCTTCTACTCTTTGCTAACATTGACATTTATGCAAATTTACTactgtacattttttttttatctcCAGGTTGTTTTTTGGAAGTGGATCACACCTAAGATGTTGGGAATGGTAACCCAGACCTCGGTATATCATTGGTCATATGAAGGTACAGTGTTTTTGTTTCTTCTGTTGTAGCATTTGAAGTCACTTGATCTATCTGTTTGTTTCTGTACAGACGATTCTGAACCCGTGAAGATGTTTGAGAAGACTGGCAATTTGTCAAACAATCAGATTATTGATTACAAATGTGATCCATCTCAGAAGTGTTTGGTGTTGATTGGAATTTCCCCTGGCTCTCCTGAGGTATATCTTTATCGTTTTGTGATTTATATCCCaagatttatttatttttgttatgtCAATAATCTTGCTATTGTTTTGTAATCTTTACAGAGACCCGAGTTACCGAAGGGAAATGtgcagttgtttttggttgaagagcAGCAAAGTGAAACTCTTGAAGCTCATGCAGCATCATTTGATTCTTCAGATGTATGAATATTTATATTTGTTATGTCTTGGGAAatcatatcatatattattttattatgctattaaagtattaatataaatcTAAATTAATTTTTATTACATAATACTTTGTATTATTCATCATACAGGTTCCAGGCAATGAAattcaaatatattttgcaaccacAAGTTGTAATGCTGGAAAGGTTACATTAAAGCTGCATGTCTTTTCCCACAAAGGTTTCATTCTATCTAAACTTTGGtttatcttttaatatttttgtattattatattatgtatatgtatataatatataaatataaactgcaATTAAAAATTAAATGTGCAGGGAAGCTCTCATTTTCCAGAGATCTCTTTTGCCCTTCCGA from Rutidosis leptorrhynchoides isolate AG116_Rl617_1_P2 chromosome 9, CSIRO_AGI_Rlap_v1, whole genome shotgun sequence harbors:
- the LOC139867443 gene encoding clathrin heavy chain 1-like isoform X2, which encodes MQLEPLRMNIKDDSALMNPNSKFLSLKAQIPGTIEDHLHIYKYNNSIACEMKDIMKSHKMPEKVVFWKWITPKMLGMVTQTSVYHWSYEDDSEPVKMFEKTGNLSNNQIIDYKCDPSQKCLVLIGISPGSPERPELPKGNVQLFLVEEQQSETLEAHAASFDSSDVPGNEIQIYFATTSCNAGKVTLKLHVFSHKDIDCDPKIEKMKTKKKTDTEMNMTINEILLTVTKIYMGIAIQN
- the LOC139867443 gene encoding clathrin heavy chain 1-like isoform X4, which encodes MQLEPLRMNIKDDSALMNPNSKFLSLKAQIPGTIEDHLHIYKYNNSIACEMKDIMKSHKMPEKVVFWKWITPKMLGMVTQTSVYHWSYEDDSEPVKMFEKTGNLSNNQIIDYKCDPSQKCLVLIGISPGSPERPELPKGNVQLFLVEEQQSETLEAHAASFDSSDVPGNEIQIYFATTSCNAGKVTLKLHVFSHKGKLSFSRDLFCPSEDDFPVAMQISIVTQKLRK
- the LOC139867443 gene encoding clathrin heavy chain 1-like isoform X1 is translated as MQLEPLRMNIKDDSALMNPNSKFLSLKAQIPGTIEDHLHIYKYNNSIACEMKDIMKSHKMPEKVVFWKWITPKMLGMVTQTSVYHWSYEDDSEPVKMFEKTGNLSNNQIIDYKCDPSQKCLVLIGISPGSPERPELPKGNVQLFLVEEQQSETLEAHAASFDSSDVPGNEIQIYFATTSCNAGKVTLKLHVFSHKGKLSFSRDLFCPSEDDFPVAMQIFDEYVFIITKLGLLIAYELKTTTATEIYRKTISPDPILITSEAGLLCCQ
- the LOC139867443 gene encoding clathrin heavy chain 1-like isoform X3 produces the protein MQLEPLRMNIKDDSALMNPNSKFLSLKAQIPGTIEDHLHIYKYNNSIACEMKDIMKSHKMPEKVVFWKWITPKMLGMVTQTSVYHWSYEDDSEPVKMFEKTGNLSNNQIIDYKCDPSQKCLVLIGISPGSPERPELPKGNVQLFLVEEQQSETLEAHAASFDSSDVPGNEIQIYFATTSCNAGKVTLKLHVFSHKGKLSFSRDLFCPSEDDFPVAMQIFDERAKEISGK
- the LOC139867443 gene encoding clathrin heavy chain 1-like isoform X5 — protein: MQLEPLRMNIKDDSALMNPNSKFLSLKAQIPGTIEDHLHIYKYNNSIACEMKDIMKSHKMPEKVVFWKWITPKMLGMVTQTSVYHWSYEDDSEPVKMFEKTGNLSNNQIIDYKCDPSQKCLVLIGISPGSPERPELPKGNVQLFLVEEQQSETLEAHAASFDSSDVPGNEIQIYFATTSCNAGKVTLKLHVFSHKGKLSFSRDLFCPSEDDFPVAMQIFDEYRL